A single window of Phormidium ambiguum IAM M-71 DNA harbors:
- a CDS encoding type IV secretion system DNA-binding domain-containing protein, with the protein MQQQKQQNPEGKKPGGIEENSTIRQLKSVVKLAKKLPPKKYWNPDKLFIWCTQYKSFRWMYAGIRIGASVGFTLFGLISPLVSHLEFNVIHENSLTRKIYNPRMIIIGTLFNAGMGAFTGSLIGGGIALIGLKVTKKDEEIEEKFVRGSKFAILPEAQALISLQEKKKNYPRIRIGKLQMASTNDYGGYLLIGKPGTGKSLVLREIVEVLHERILAGHRVRAIVLDSNGDFISTHYRPGFDLIFNPDDARSIKWSHSCEPEALISKIANSLVPTSVHGEPFWTQSAQMLLADMFSFIKKNSGIWKALTHPDNKNILARELGARGLISVQFFNPNDNSENRTLQGIMANLPSNLGFYKNLPDPDPDKEMFSFFRWGKANTPDNWDGRWIYLPRYRHNSDTWNGLHRVILNLAIQGLLSNETDCETWVIADEFPNLGKIESIPTALLSEGRKSGGFFVGAIQVISQLERNYGRDDTETILATLGTKIVFNTVDPDSASRLSRIIGTQEVLQLNRSYQPDGETVTGMGKTLREKVLIHPSEIMNLQQLKAYVISPSAPTTMVSVPIKKYEKINANYVSAYPEEIREVELSRSVRKVPTEGVTNDEGVT; encoded by the coding sequence ATGCAGCAACAAAAGCAACAAAACCCAGAGGGCAAGAAGCCTGGAGGAATTGAGGAGAATTCAACAATTAGACAACTTAAATCTGTAGTCAAACTTGCCAAAAAACTGCCTCCTAAAAAGTACTGGAATCCTGACAAACTATTTATCTGGTGTACGCAGTACAAATCTTTTCGCTGGATGTATGCTGGGATTAGAATCGGGGCAAGTGTGGGTTTTACACTTTTTGGGCTAATCAGTCCGCTTGTATCTCACCTTGAATTTAATGTAATACATGAAAATAGTCTAACTCGAAAGATTTACAATCCGAGAATGATTATAATTGGTACTCTGTTTAATGCTGGAATGGGTGCTTTTACTGGGAGTTTAATTGGTGGTGGAATTGCTTTAATTGGCTTAAAAGTTACCAAGAAAGATGAAGAGATTGAAGAAAAATTTGTGCGAGGTTCTAAGTTTGCTATTTTACCAGAAGCTCAAGCTCTTATTTCTTTACAGGAGAAGAAGAAAAACTATCCCAGAATTCGGATTGGAAAATTACAGATGGCTTCAACTAATGATTATGGTGGCTATTTGTTAATTGGTAAACCTGGTACTGGGAAAAGTTTGGTACTTCGGGAAATTGTGGAGGTTTTACATGAACGAATTCTAGCAGGGCATCGGGTGAGGGCGATCGTCTTAGACAGCAATGGTGATTTTATTTCCACTCACTATCGTCCCGGTTTTGACTTGATATTTAATCCCGATGACGCACGTTCAATTAAGTGGAGTCATTCTTGTGAGCCAGAGGCATTAATTAGTAAAATTGCTAATTCCTTAGTCCCAACTTCTGTGCATGGTGAGCCTTTTTGGACTCAATCAGCACAGATGTTACTCGCTGATATGTTCAGTTTTATTAAGAAGAATTCGGGGATTTGGAAAGCTCTAACTCACCCGGATAACAAGAATATTTTGGCTCGGGAATTGGGAGCTAGAGGATTGATTTCTGTGCAATTTTTCAATCCCAATGATAATAGCGAGAATCGAACATTACAGGGAATTATGGCGAATTTACCTAGTAATTTAGGTTTTTATAAGAATCTACCTGACCCTGACCCAGACAAGGAAATGTTTTCTTTTTTTAGGTGGGGCAAAGCTAATACTCCTGATAATTGGGATGGTCGTTGGATTTATCTGCCTCGGTATCGGCATAATAGCGATACTTGGAATGGGCTACATAGGGTAATCTTAAATCTGGCGATTCAAGGGTTATTAAGTAATGAAACTGATTGCGAAACTTGGGTAATTGCTGATGAGTTTCCTAACTTGGGAAAAATCGAAAGCATCCCCACAGCATTACTTTCTGAAGGACGAAAAAGCGGCGGTTTTTTTGTGGGGGCAATCCAGGTTATTTCTCAGCTTGAGCGTAATTATGGACGAGATGATACGGAAACAATTTTGGCGACTTTGGGAACTAAAATTGTTTTTAATACTGTCGATCCTGATAGTGCTAGTCGCTTATCTCGAATTATTGGAACTCAGGAAGTTTTACAGCTTAATCGCAGTTATCAACCCGATGGCGAAACTGTCACTGGAATGGGTAAAACTTTGCGAGAAAAAGTGCTAATTCATCCGTCTGAGATTATGAATTTGCAACAGCTTAAAGCTTATGTGATTAGTCCCAGCGCTCCTACTACAATGGTTAGTGTGCCAATCAAGAAATACGAAAAAATTAATGCTAATTATGTGAGTGCCTACCCAGAAGAAATTCGGGAAGTAGAGTTATCTCGCTCTGTGCGAAAGGTGCCAACGGAAGGTGTTACTAATGACGAGGGTGTAACTTAA
- a CDS encoding relaxase/mobilization nuclease domain-containing protein, with protein MIVKLKKGKSARGVTQYVLNKEKAQLLDTNMLGQNPSQLSKEFGVTRSHRPALKTGVVHAMLSVPADEKLTDAQWKEIANNFRQEMGFTDSQYVIARHHDSDNDHVHLVLSRVQFNGDVVSDSWDYVKAEQIARKLEQQYSLSPQNSSWEVRRNHRQQELSRLISDRISEDILAQAYAQAFEHPDNFLDLKTGRFMAAEDIYNYYKSLDFEPGEEVWINARSPEGKPQIFQERLGENGIAELWKMRSAAKDGDGLTIWQPESAIAQPEEHLREIARTGHDLSTYPNHPVGGIGGKHAAKFNTLFYEIDDLPIEQQQQKLKELEALTGLAPTAVVHSGGKSLHAYYRLDEPVDRDTWLRLQRKLTALQNGDAAIPNPGRAMRLPGVDRLRDGFLKPVEIVEKSDRTFSPTQFEQALDESFPYGLSEARWQKWRKTKDEAILSKPEEELTPRYETRPPTTFDYKISGRIPLDVLLTRDDQDLLRAGTPQGGRDNLAFKLARNAIATQRQLEQMGVNYDGDPRQLLEEFAQRCDPPLKQQDVERIWNSASRGNPVPSRSVESLEKAIAYWERELQKQRESQEFSLPPSQKTVGEEQAEAIAFLNNFYSGDDQFALLKGRPGTGKTYVANQFLGQLPAGKKVAFLAPTNQVREMLAQSGNPKVDYLTIHQFLGMKPIQGETDLEFTQTGNSKVADYDLILVDESSMIDQQLWEKFKEKAPRKALFLGDDKQLKPVKDRDISPVFREIPVSYELTKPVRYEQEIGEFVEQLRDALATGDLPQPSANLSPEGKGISTPDNQNWLEQLVTAAKSEEFKLNPNYAKALAFKNETVDAINQYVHESIYGKDAPIFAPGERFVAKHPVSRKLDDGKRGVVLRNSQMGEVVAATPSQFMLGNREIRTWTLNARDINNPEKIVKLNVLDPNSAPLVRQELERIKGLASQLPKGTNERKAAFEEYRQLRDRFDEIAHPYATTIHKAQGLSIDNAFVDWADLEKNPNPLERAALANVAASRAKKHLSINTQGFVTPIVETEGLSKNTQISSHPDMGKEQLFITHQPLPITKTEEEKSVENLGQIEAYENYGSPEIRRDLRYLSNQIDINRRNLHAKNLTAQLGWWNKFLNKFPLGRNVNNWLEDNRDRRFERFEAQAMKKYAGEKQRMEETQRKVIDREMRQVQRAIGVMDKRIPQIEENKAFKEQFYDVMKHYNTLIEYEQKLEAASQEIDNNIDTLRKQILESPYKEHFERFESYQKFLKEQEKQQEAQQPTASKSAENLSQSQVEPTAKTLANSQQKLPKIPEFEGKLPPPEKPAIEPPKLEQEVQEKVSQQQIEESKTSVPEFPNLEFKNDEELNISQRQFYRYPKDHPDVISGERRAGSFMKKDKWQEWFQQQTNTLVEPVTEAADLKHSGNGVTKLSQEQQKYLMEDLGRTNLNNPFLDDIIDDENEQLEEQPTPEQVAKLQEQLNFDRSLPELSEAKAQESAFDHPEPIKAQQQAAVSAFDQTPEVQQPQIEQESVFDRTPEPQQPQVEPESVFDFDGAEHSVESDRTIEISPAATKQRSRGLER; from the coding sequence ATGATAGTCAAACTAAAAAAAGGAAAAAGCGCTAGAGGAGTGACTCAATATGTCTTAAATAAGGAAAAGGCGCAATTGCTTGATACTAATATGCTGGGACAAAATCCTAGTCAACTAAGTAAAGAATTCGGCGTTACTCGTTCGCATAGACCAGCATTAAAAACGGGTGTAGTTCATGCCATGTTGTCAGTCCCAGCCGATGAGAAACTGACTGACGCACAGTGGAAGGAAATTGCTAATAACTTCCGCCAAGAAATGGGGTTTACTGATTCTCAATATGTAATTGCTCGACATCATGATTCTGATAACGATCATGTACATTTGGTCTTATCTAGAGTGCAGTTTAATGGTGATGTTGTTAGCGATTCTTGGGATTATGTAAAGGCTGAACAAATTGCTAGAAAACTAGAGCAGCAATATAGTTTATCTCCCCAAAATTCTTCTTGGGAAGTACGTCGGAATCACAGACAACAAGAGTTATCTCGCCTTATTAGCGATCGCATTTCAGAAGACATTCTCGCTCAAGCCTACGCTCAGGCTTTTGAACATCCAGACAATTTTCTTGACTTAAAAACCGGAAGGTTTATGGCAGCAGAAGATATCTACAACTACTACAAATCATTGGATTTTGAGCCAGGGGAAGAAGTTTGGATTAATGCCCGTTCTCCTGAAGGTAAACCCCAAATTTTTCAAGAGCGGTTAGGGGAAAACGGTATTGCTGAACTTTGGAAAATGCGCTCGGCTGCTAAGGATGGTGATGGATTGACTATTTGGCAACCAGAAAGTGCGATCGCACAACCAGAAGAACACCTCCGGGAAATAGCCAGAACGGGGCATGACCTTTCTACTTATCCCAATCATCCAGTTGGGGGTATTGGTGGAAAACACGCGGCTAAATTTAATACTCTTTTCTATGAAATTGACGATCTGCCCATAGAACAGCAACAACAAAAACTGAAGGAACTAGAAGCACTAACTGGATTAGCACCAACTGCTGTAGTTCACTCAGGAGGAAAAAGCCTTCATGCCTATTACCGATTAGATGAACCCGTAGACCGTGACACTTGGCTGAGATTGCAACGAAAATTAACTGCTTTGCAAAATGGGGATGCGGCTATTCCTAACCCTGGTCGGGCTATGCGATTGCCAGGTGTGGACCGATTGCGGGATGGCTTTCTTAAACCAGTGGAAATTGTGGAAAAAAGCGATCGCACTTTTTCCCCAACTCAATTTGAGCAAGCTTTAGACGAATCCTTCCCTTACGGCTTATCCGAAGCGCGTTGGCAAAAATGGCGGAAAACTAAAGATGAAGCAATCTTGAGTAAGCCGGAAGAAGAATTAACCCCACGTTATGAAACCCGACCCCCCACCACCTTTGATTACAAGATATCTGGTCGGATTCCTTTGGATGTTCTGCTAACTAGGGATGACCAGGATTTGCTTCGCGCCGGGACACCTCAAGGAGGTCGGGATAACCTAGCGTTCAAATTGGCGAGAAATGCGATCGCTACACAGCGACAACTCGAACAAATGGGCGTGAATTATGATGGCGATCCTCGGCAATTATTAGAAGAGTTCGCGCAGCGTTGTGACCCACCACTCAAACAACAGGATGTTGAGCGGATTTGGAATTCTGCTAGTCGAGGTAATCCAGTTCCCAGTCGTTCGGTTGAGTCATTAGAAAAGGCGATCGCTTATTGGGAAAGGGAACTCCAGAAACAAAGGGAAAGTCAAGAATTCTCCTTGCCTCCTTCTCAAAAAACAGTTGGCGAAGAACAAGCAGAAGCGATCGCTTTCCTGAATAACTTTTACTCCGGCGATGACCAGTTTGCCTTACTCAAAGGAAGACCTGGTACTGGAAAAACTTATGTTGCTAATCAATTCTTGGGGCAGCTTCCTGCTGGAAAGAAAGTGGCGTTTCTTGCGCCTACTAATCAAGTTCGTGAAATGCTAGCTCAAAGTGGTAATCCCAAAGTGGACTACCTAACAATTCATCAGTTTCTTGGCATGAAACCTATTCAAGGTGAAACTGATTTGGAATTTACTCAAACTGGTAATTCTAAAGTTGCTGATTATGATTTAATTTTGGTTGATGAATCCTCAATGATTGACCAGCAGCTTTGGGAGAAATTTAAAGAAAAAGCACCTCGAAAAGCTTTATTTTTAGGAGATGATAAGCAGCTTAAACCTGTCAAAGACCGAGATATTTCTCCGGTATTCCGCGAAATTCCGGTTAGCTATGAATTGACTAAACCAGTACGATACGAGCAGGAAATTGGGGAGTTTGTTGAGCAATTGCGGGATGCGCTCGCCACTGGGGATTTGCCTCAACCATCAGCTAATTTATCTCCTGAAGGTAAAGGGATCTCTACTCCTGATAATCAGAATTGGCTGGAACAATTAGTAACTGCGGCTAAGTCGGAAGAGTTTAAACTTAATCCCAATTATGCTAAAGCCCTGGCATTTAAAAACGAGACAGTTGATGCCATTAATCAATATGTACATGAAAGTATTTATGGCAAAGATGCGCCGATCTTCGCTCCTGGCGAAAGGTTTGTTGCCAAGCATCCTGTGAGTCGGAAATTAGATGATGGCAAGCGTGGTGTAGTTCTTCGTAATAGTCAAATGGGTGAGGTAGTAGCAGCTACCCCAAGCCAATTTATGTTAGGTAATCGTGAAATTCGCACTTGGACGCTCAATGCTCGTGATATTAATAACCCGGAAAAAATTGTCAAATTAAATGTTTTAGATCCGAACTCTGCACCTTTAGTTCGTCAGGAGTTGGAACGAATTAAAGGTCTTGCTTCTCAATTACCCAAAGGCACTAATGAACGCAAGGCAGCTTTTGAAGAGTATCGGCAATTGCGCGATCGATTTGATGAAATAGCTCATCCTTACGCTACCACGATTCATAAAGCGCAGGGGCTAAGTATTGACAACGCTTTTGTTGATTGGGCAGATCTGGAAAAAAACCCCAATCCTTTAGAACGAGCAGCGTTGGCGAATGTGGCAGCGAGTCGAGCTAAGAAGCATTTGTCTATCAATACTCAAGGGTTTGTTACACCGATTGTTGAGACAGAGGGACTTTCTAAGAACACCCAAATATCCAGTCATCCTGATATGGGGAAAGAACAACTATTTATTACCCATCAGCCATTACCAATTACCAAAACAGAAGAGGAAAAATCAGTGGAAAATCTAGGTCAAATCGAAGCTTATGAAAATTACGGCTCTCCAGAAATTCGCCGTGATTTACGTTACTTGTCTAATCAGATTGATATTAATCGCCGCAATCTACACGCTAAGAATTTAACTGCCCAGTTGGGATGGTGGAATAAATTTCTTAATAAATTTCCTCTGGGTAGAAACGTCAATAACTGGTTAGAAGACAATCGCGATCGTCGTTTTGAAAGGTTTGAAGCACAAGCGATGAAAAAATACGCTGGTGAAAAGCAGCGAATGGAAGAAACACAGCGTAAAGTAATAGATCGGGAAATGCGTCAGGTGCAACGAGCTATAGGAGTGATGGATAAGCGTATCCCACAAATTGAAGAAAATAAAGCATTTAAGGAGCAATTTTATGATGTAATGAAACATTATAATACTTTGATTGAGTACGAACAAAAGTTAGAAGCAGCTTCTCAGGAAATTGATAATAATATTGATACTTTAAGAAAACAAATTCTCGAATCTCCCTACAAAGAGCATTTTGAAAGGTTCGAGTCTTATCAGAAGTTTTTGAAAGAGCAAGAGAAGCAACAAGAAGCACAGCAACCTACCGCATCCAAGTCAGCAGAAAATTTATCTCAATCCCAAGTGGAACCTACCGCTAAAACTCTTGCAAATAGCCAACAGAAGCTTCCTAAAATTCCTGAGTTTGAAGGTAAACTACCTCCACCGGAAAAGCCTGCCATTGAACCACCAAAATTAGAGCAAGAGGTTCAAGAGAAAGTATCTCAACAGCAAATTGAGGAATCAAAAACTTCTGTTCCTGAATTCCCTAACCTGGAATTTAAAAATGATGAGGAATTAAACATTTCCCAGCGGCAATTCTATCGCTACCCGAAAGATCACCCGGATGTAATTAGCGGTGAAAGACGTGCTGGCAGCTTCATGAAGAAGGACAAGTGGCAGGAATGGTTCCAGCAACAGACTAACACTCTAGTAGAACCTGTGACGGAAGCTGCGGACTTGAAGCATTCTGGTAATGGCGTGACGAAACTTAGTCAGGAACAGCAAAAATATCTGATGGAAGATTTGGGACGCACTAACCTAAATAATCCCTTCCTCGATGACATTATTGATGACGAAAATGAGCAGCTTGAAGAACAGCCCACACCAGAGCAGGTAGCTAAGTTGCAGGAACAGCTTAATTTTGACCGATCGCTGCCAGAGTTATCAGAGGCTAAGGCTCAAGAGTCAGCTTTTGATCATCCAGAACCAATAAAAGCCCAACAACAGGCAGCGGTATCGGCTTTTGACCAAACACCCGAAGTACAGCAGCCACAAATTGAACAAGAATCAGTTTTCGATCGCACACCCGAACCACAACAACCACAAGTTGAGCCAGAGTCAGTCTTTGACTTTGATGGTGCGGAACACAGTGTAGAAAGCGATCGCACCATCGAAATTTCTCCCGCCGCTACCAAGCAAAGAAGTAGAGGTCTTGAACGATGA